Within the Fibrobacter sp. genome, the region CTTTCTCCTGTACAACACTGACCAGTTCTGAGTCCGGTACAAAGATAAGACTGCATTCAGAACAGAGAAAAAACCTGCGTCTCTTGTCACTGGTAAGCAGTACAGGCCTGTCAGATAAGCATAAACGGCATTTCATCTTCTTGACAACGCGGAACTAATCTGCAAGCGGGTTAACATGCATGCCCTCCGGCATTCCATGATCGAATCTTTGGCATTTAGAATAGCTATGTTGTTGAGCCTTATATTCAATATCGCATTCCAGAAAGCCTTTATTCCGGTGCTGTTGTTCATCGCCTGACGAAATTCATCATAGCGTCTGATATGCTCGATCCGTTTATCCCTTAAAAAGCAATCCAATGCCCGCTCAATCTCTTCTACACTGGCACAAAACTCCTCAGCCTGATTCAGGTATTCATCCGTCAAAACATCCTCCAATGGGATACTGTCAGATGATTCAAAACACCTTCTTACCAGGTCTGCTCCTTTCGGATCAAAATACGGAACTGATTCCGGAAGCAAAGGAAGAAGCCTGTAAGTGCCGTTCTGATCAATACTGGTGCGGTAGACATCACAGCCCTTTATCTCATTGAATCTGCCGTTTATACCAGAATAGATGCTCCGTGGTGTAATCGATTCCATACATGTTTTAGCAGTGCAATTGAAGCAGAAACAGGGCCGACTGCTGCATAATCCCGAAAAAATAATATGCCCGTCTCCGTAAGGACCGGTTTCCACCGGGTTTGTAGGACCGAAAAGTGCATAAACACGCTTCCCAAGTGCTGATGCCGCATGCATGAGGGCTGTATCACCTGTCACACAGACTTCACACAAATCAACCAATGCTATTGTCTCCCTGAAACTTACTTTCCCTGCAGATGAATGGCATGATTGTCCAAGCTGGCGCATGATAGATTCTGCTGTTTCCCTTTCTGCAGGAGCACCGGTAACAAGCAGTTTATATCCATCATAGATAAGCATTTTTCCCAGCTCAACAAAATTTTTGGGTTCCCATCTTTTGGCACCAACAGCCGCGCCAGGCTGAAAAACCGCTATCCGGGACTGCGATGAAAAACCAGCATTCTGGAGATAATTCATCGCTTTTTCCCTCTCATCTTTACCAATACGGATCAACTTTTTACTGACACAGCCTCTGACTCCGGCTATTCTCTTGTAAACATCGGAAGCGTGCAGCATATTGATCTGACGCGAAAAGGGTATCGCATACAGATACTGGCTCCAATTGTCCAGGACAGCCTGATTTCCAGTTCTCAGGTATTGACGTCCCCTTATTTCAGAACTATCGAGAATAGAGGCGATGTAATGAGTATAGGAATGCTGGGATAAATTCAATACAAGAGAAAACTGTTCAGCTTTAAGCTCTGAAATCAGATCACTGAGTTTTTTAATCCCATCCTGCCAGTCAGATGAACGTGTCAGATCTCTTATAGATTTGCGGGGGAAAAGG harbors:
- a CDS encoding glycosyltransferase family 9 protein, translated to MKKILIILPNNLGDVIMALPVLAGLKAEDTPCHITFFVEEGFEGGLVNSEFCDRIFLFPRKSIRDLTRSSDWQDGIKKLSDLISELKAEQFSLVLNLSQHSYTHYIASILDSSEIRGRQYLRTGNQAVLDNWSQYLYAIPFSRQINMLHASDVYKRIAGVRGCVSKKLIRIGKDEREKAMNYLQNAGFSSQSRIAVFQPGAAVGAKRWEPKNFVELGKMLIYDGYKLLVTGAPAERETAESIMRQLGQSCHSSAGKVSFRETIALVDLCEVCVTGDTALMHAASALGKRVYALFGPTNPVETGPYGDGHIIFSGLCSSRPCFCFNCTAKTCMESITPRSIYSGINGRFNEIKGCDVYRTSIDQNGTYRLLPLLPESVPYFDPKGADLVRRCFESSDSIPLEDVLTDEYLNQAEEFCASVEEIERALDCFLRDKRIEHIRRYDEFRQAMNNSTGIKAFWNAILNIRLNNIAILNAKDSIMECRRACMLTRLQISSALSRR